The nucleotide sequence TTGAGAAACGTACGAACACAGGTGTCTTTTTAGATGGATCAGTCAGGAAATCTGCTTTCGTATATTCTTCGAGGGATTCGTACACCTGAAATTCTCCATGAGCAGCGAACCCTCGCGCGTGAACTATTCTTTCGGGAATTCTTTCGTGATCAAAATGAGTCATTTTTTCTCGGAAATGAAAGTCTTCCAATAGAGTTGGACCACGATCACCGGCTTTTAAAGAAAATTCATCTTCAGAAACCTTCAGACCTTGATTGGTCGTTAACTTCTTGCCTTGATCATCAGCTCGAAATTGCTCAAGCTGTTCATCTTTCTTACCTTTGTTTTGATCACTCATATTGATCCTCCTTTTAATTTGAAGATTATAGTCAAATTACCCGATGCAACACATGGTTAAACTGGATTAGAAGCCATTTATTGTATGATTCAACAACATTCATGACATTTGTCATATTAAATCACTGACGTTCATGACTTCTTAAAATCATGAATTTTTTTTATGATTAGAAGACAAGATAAAAAGAGTACTAATTAGGAGGCTATTATGAGAAATAAAAAGCTAGCTGAACTAAAGAAAAGCGTCAAACCCTTTGAGGATCCTGACACAAGAGCAAGTGTTAAACAAATATTAAATACAATCCCACCATTTATATTATTGTGGGTACTCGCATATCAAAGTCTTAGTATTTCTGTTTGGCTTACAATGGCTTTCGCCGTTGTGGCAGCAGGTTTCGTCGTTCGCACATTCATCATTTTTCATGATTGCTGCCATGGATCATTTTTCAAAAACAGAAAATGGAACCATGCATTAGGCACGATAACTGGTATTTTAACGATGTTCCCTTATGAAAAATGGAAGCGTGAGCATTCGATTCATCACGCAACTAGTAGTAATTTGGACAAGCGTGGGACAGGCGATGTATGGATCATGACGGTTGATGAATATGTTAATGCGTCTTGGAAAGAGCGGTTACAGTATCGTTTCTATCGTAATCCAATTGTGATGTTCGGATTAGGACCGATTTTCTTATTTTTCATTACAAACCGACTAAATCGAAAAGATGCTAAGAAGAAAGAGCGCATTAATACACATGTGACTACTGTTTCAATCATAGCGTTATCAGCCGTACTGATATGGGCAATTGGAATAGAAGCATTCTTGTTAGTTCAATTACCGATTTTATTAGTATCAGGTTCATTAGGCATTTGGTTATTCTATGTCCAGCACCAATTCGAGGATTCTTATTTTGAAGATGAAGAGTATTGGGACTATGTAAAAGCAGCCATTGACGGAAGTTCTTATTACAAATTGCCACGTGTATTGCAGTGGATTACAGGTAATATTGGTTACCATCATGTGCACCATTTAAGCCCGAAGGTACCGAATTACAATTTGGAAAAAGTTCATGAAAATACTCCGCCGTTACAAAAAGCTACCACCATTACTGTGAAGTCTAGCTTGGAATCGATTAAGTTCAGATTATATGATGAGAGCAAGAAGAGATTTGTAAGCTTTCGACAAGTCAAACCTCTATTGAAAAAATCACGTGAAAAAATCGAGTTTGAGAATCGTAAGAAAGCCTATTAAAATGAATATAGCTGTCCATCTTATGATGGGCAGTTTTTCTTTTTAGAATGTTATAATAAATTTAATATATGGAGTTTAAGAAATGAGAGATACAATGCGTAATTGGTATAATATTTTTCCTAAAAATTTAAGTTTGAGTATATATGTTTGGATTATTTTTAGTTTACTACCTTTTTATTTTATTTTCCGTTCGACTTCCATGTGGGAAATGTTGATTGGAATTGTTCTGATTGTTATGTTTTTCACTTCCTATCGTTTATCTTTCCTTAAGATCGGCGGGGCGCTCTATGTTTGGGTAGGAATTATGATGGCCATCAGCATAGGTTTGACGATCTTTTATGGTTATATTTATTTTTCATTGTTTCTTGCATTCTTTATAGGTAACGTTCAACCTCGTGCTGGTTTTTTTACTTTGTATGTTGTTCATCTAGTGACGACTATTATTGCTGCTTATATCAGCTTTTTTACGCAACAAATGTTGTTTTTTAATCAGCTTCCGTTTTTTGTTATAACAGTACTAGGAGTCATTTTGTTGCCTTTCAATATGTACAATCGTATTAAGCAAGAAAAATTGGAGACTCAATTAGATGATGCCAATAAAAAGATTTCCCAATTAATAGTTTTTGAAGAACGCCAGCGGATTGCCCGAGATTTACATGATACTTTAGGCCAAAAGTTATCACTAATTGGGTTGAAGAGTGATCTTGCGGGTAGGTTAAGCGAGGTTGATGTAGCCGGTACTAAAAATGAACTAGCAGATATCAACCAAACAGCACGAACCGCATTAAAAGAAGTTCGAGATATGGTATCAAATATGCGCGGAGCTAAATTAGAGGATGAATTGAATCGTATTGAACAAATTTTAAAAGCCGCAGAAATCGATTTTCAGTTTATAGGTGATAGTCAACTTAGTCACTCACCGTTATTGGTGGAAGATGTGCTGTGTATGTGTTTGAAGGAATCGATCAATAATGTGGTTCGCCATAGTCAGGCTACCCAATGCTCCATAACTGTCGGGGAAACTACGGACAAGGTGCGAGCCAAAATCAAGGATGATGGTGTAGGTATGAGCAACGACGATGATTCGATTTCTGGTAATGGTCTTCGTGGGATGCGTGAGAGGTTAGAATTCGTGAATGGGAAGATTCAGATGAATGGAACTGATGGAACGTCCATTGAGATTGAAATTCCTAATGTCATTCAACAGCTGAAACAGGAGGAAAGAGTATGATTCGAATAGTATTGGCAGAGGATCAAGGGATGTTGTTAGGGGCTCTTGGTTCGTTACTTAATCTAGAAGAAGATTTAGAGGTTGTCGGTAAGGCTAGAAATGGGCAAGAGGCGGTGGATTTGGTCCATGAGCTTGACCCTGATATCTGTATTATGGATATAGAGATGCCAGTTATGACAGGCCTAGATGCTGCTGAAGAGTTGATTGATGCACGTTGTAAGGTAATCATCTTGACGACATTTGCTCGTTCAGGATATTTCGAGCGCGCGAGAAAAGCACAGGTGAGTGGATATCTGTTGAAGGATGGACCGAGTGAAGATCTTGCGAATTCCATTCGGACGATTATGGATGGAAGAAAAATATATGCTCCAGAACTTGTTGACCTGGCTTTTGAAGAAGAAAATCCGTTGACTGATCGGGAAAAAGAAGTCATTGAATTGATTGCTGATGGTAAGACAACTGATGAAATAGCTCAAGAGCTATATTTGACAAATGGGACAGTGAGAAACTATGTGTCAATTATTCTTGATAAATTAGATGTGAAGAATCGCATTGAAGCTATTTCTAAATTCAAAGAAAGAGGTTGGTTCAAGTGAAATTCTATTAAAAGCCAACCTTGGTCAATAGATTAACTAAAAGAGGGGTAGTACCTATACCTACTCCGAATAAAACCATGCCTGAGGACTTCCCTTTGGTTTCTTTGAATATAATCAATGCTACTAAAAAAGAAAAAACGAATCCAAGTATTAGTGCAGCTACGGGATTCGTCGGTGTAATTAGATTATACCAAGTAATAGATAATAAATCTCCTTTGTTAGGAAGTTTTTTATGAAAGTGTTTTTGATTTATTTGTGTGATTTTCGCCCCATTCAACCATTTGATTGAGTAATGGTTGTAATTCTTCGCCGTACTCTGTGAGAGAATATTCCACTTTTGGTGGAACCTCAGGGTACGCTTCCCGATATATTAATCCATCATTCTCTAATTCTTTTAGTTGTTTAATAAGCGTTTGATGCTTGATTAACGGGATACTTTTCTTGATCTCCCCGAAACGAAGTGTTCCAGCAGAAAGTTTAATTAATATTACAGCTTTCCATTTACCACATACAACGTTCAAGGTGGTTTTCATACATTCTAAGTCTCTATCCATAAACTGCACCCCTTCTTGAAGTATATCTAAA is from Halalkalibacillus sediminis and encodes:
- a CDS encoding fatty acid desaturase, whose translation is MRNKKLAELKKSVKPFEDPDTRASVKQILNTIPPFILLWVLAYQSLSISVWLTMAFAVVAAGFVVRTFIIFHDCCHGSFFKNRKWNHALGTITGILTMFPYEKWKREHSIHHATSSNLDKRGTGDVWIMTVDEYVNASWKERLQYRFYRNPIVMFGLGPIFLFFITNRLNRKDAKKKERINTHVTTVSIIALSAVLIWAIGIEAFLLVQLPILLVSGSLGIWLFYVQHQFEDSYFEDEEYWDYVKAAIDGSSYYKLPRVLQWITGNIGYHHVHHLSPKVPNYNLEKVHENTPPLQKATTITVKSSLESIKFRLYDESKKRFVSFRQVKPLLKKSREKIEFENRKKAY
- a CDS encoding sensor histidine kinase, which produces MRDTMRNWYNIFPKNLSLSIYVWIIFSLLPFYFIFRSTSMWEMLIGIVLIVMFFTSYRLSFLKIGGALYVWVGIMMAISIGLTIFYGYIYFSLFLAFFIGNVQPRAGFFTLYVVHLVTTIIAAYISFFTQQMLFFNQLPFFVITVLGVILLPFNMYNRIKQEKLETQLDDANKKISQLIVFEERQRIARDLHDTLGQKLSLIGLKSDLAGRLSEVDVAGTKNELADINQTARTALKEVRDMVSNMRGAKLEDELNRIEQILKAAEIDFQFIGDSQLSHSPLLVEDVLCMCLKESINNVVRHSQATQCSITVGETTDKVRAKIKDDGVGMSNDDDSISGNGLRGMRERLEFVNGKIQMNGTDGTSIEIEIPNVIQQLKQEERV
- a CDS encoding response regulator transcription factor, which encodes MIRIVLAEDQGMLLGALGSLLNLEEDLEVVGKARNGQEAVDLVHELDPDICIMDIEMPVMTGLDAAEELIDARCKVIILTTFARSGYFERARKAQVSGYLLKDGPSEDLANSIRTIMDGRKIYAPELVDLAFEEENPLTDREKEVIELIADGKTTDEIAQELYLTNGTVRNYVSIILDKLDVKNRIEAISKFKERGWFK
- a CDS encoding winged helix-turn-helix transcriptional regulator, whose amino-acid sequence is MDRDLECMKTTLNVVCGKWKAVILIKLSAGTLRFGEIKKSIPLIKHQTLIKQLKELENDGLIYREAYPEVPPKVEYSLTEYGEELQPLLNQMVEWGENHTNKSKTLS